In Pseudomonas sp. PDNC002, the DNA window CCCGACTACTGCGAACCCGACAACTCAAGGATAGCGAGCTAAGGGTTCAGGTCATCTTTCCAATTTTATGCCCAAAGCCTTCAGCAAGTAAATTTTTCCAACACAAACAGATGCTTCTAATTCGGGCAAAAGCCTTTTGCATTTCCCGTAGCGCCCTGTTTGCGCGGCTCTAGCCGCTTAGTGTGGCGGCACTTCGGCTTTGGTCGAATGGTACTTTCGAGGTATTTCGGCGCAATAAATCGTTAATCAACGAATGATAAGTATTATCATTTGCAGTGTCGTATATCCGTAACTTTACTACATATAAGCGGCGAGTCTTTTATTTCGCTCATTTGCTGTCGAAGCATATCCGCGACAGTTTTCTTGGGTTCCCCTCGTTCCGGGTGGTTCAGTTTCCTTTCTGAATCCACGCCCAGTGCATCTCGCAGCGCACCGGCTCGGCGCCGGAGTCGTCCAGCAGAGTCACCTGGATGAGCATTTCTCCCTTGTCTTGCTCCAGCATTGCGTGGCGCTGCTCCGGCGTCAGCGTGGCGATGGCGCGCAGGCTGCCGCGGGCCCGGCGCAGGTAATCGACTTTGAGGCATTTGATCAGTGGCAGCTTGGTGTCAGGCAGGTTCATGCCGACCATGCAGCCGCTGGCTGATTCGGCGAGCAGGGCCATGGCGGCGGCGTGCACGCCGCCGATGTGATTGCGGGCGCGGCGATGGTTGGCCAGGCTCATCCGCACTTCGTCGCTGGAGAGCTTCTGGATGCGTACGCCTGCGGTGCCGGCAAAGCGTACCTGGGAGCAGAACAGGCGACTGAGCATTGGCTCGTGAAGGCGGCGCGGCAGGCGCTGGATGAAGTGGGCGGCGAGAGCGAGGCGGTTGCGCTTGCGCATGGGCTTTTCCTTCCTTATAGAGGAAGTCCGAGGCTGGCATGCCATTGCGGTTCTGCCCTTGGCGGGCGAGGAGGGGCTGGCCGGCGGTTCGGCCAAGTGAAAAAGCAAAACCCCGGCCTGGGCCGGGGTTTTGCGGTGCCTCCCGGCCCCGAGGGGCCGGTCGAGCCGGTTCCCTATTAGTGGAACTGGTTCATGGTGTTGTCTTTACCGGAGGCTTTCAGAGCGGCTTCGCCAGCGAAGTACTCTTTGTGGTTGTCGCCGATGTCCGAGCCAGCCATGTTCTGGTGCTTGACGCAGGCGATACCCTGACGCAGTTCCTGACGCTGAACGCCTTTCACGTAGGCCAGCATGCCCTGGTCGGCGAAGTAGCCTTTGGCCAGGTTGTCGGTCGACAGAGCGGCGGTGTGGTAGGTCGGCAGGGTGATCAGGTGGTGGAAGATGCCGGCGTGAGCGGAACCATCGCGCTGGAAGGTACGGATCTTCTCGTCAGCAACCTGGGCCAGTTCGGTCTCGTCGTACTCGACGCTCATCAGCTTGGCGCGGTCGTAGGCGGAAACGTCTTTGCCTTCGGCAACAAACGCATCGAACACCTGCTGACGGAAGTTCAGGGTCCAGTTGAACGACGGGCTGTTGTTGTACACCAGCTTGGCGTTCGGGATGACCTGACGGATGCGGTCAACCATGCCTTTGATCTGGCCAACGTGCGGCTTCTCGGTTTCGATCCACAGCAGGTCGGCGCCGTTCTGCAGCGAGGTGATGCAGTCCAGGACGCAACGGTCTTCGCCGGTGCCCTTGCGGAACTGGAAGAGGTTGGAAGCCAGGCGCTTCGGACGCAGCAGCTTGCCGCCGCGGTTGATCACCACGTCGCCGTTCTGCAGTTCGGCAGCGGAAACTTCTTCGCAATCCAGGAAGGAGTTGTACTGGTCGCCCAGGTCGCCCGGCTCTTTGGTCACGGCGATCTGCTTGGTCAGGCCGGCGCCCAGGGAGTCGGTACGGGCAACGATCACGCCGTCGTCAACACCCAGTTCGAGGAACGCGTAGCGAACGGCGTTGATCTTGGCGAGGAAATCTTCGTGCGGAACGGTCACTTTGCCGTCCTGGTGGCCGCACTGCTTCTCGTCGGAAACCTGGTTCTCGATCTGGATGCAGCAGGCACCGGCTTCGATCATTTTCTTGGCCAGCAGGTAGGTGGCTTCCGGGTTACCGAAGCCAGCGTCGATGTCGGCGATGATCGGTACTACGTGGGTTTCGTAGCCGTCGATCTGGGCCTGGATTTCGTCTTGCTTGGCTTTGTCGCCGGCGGCGCGAGCGCTGTCCAGGGCAGTGAAGAGCAGGTCCAGTTCGCGGGCGTCAGCCTGGCGCAGGAAGGTGTAGAGCTCTTCGATCAGGCCGGAAACGGCGGTTTTTTCGTGCATGGACTGGTCGGGCAGCGGGCCGAAGTCGGAACGCAGCGCGGCAACCATCCAGCCGGACAGGTAGAGGTAGCGCTTGTTGGTGGTCTTCAGGTGCTTCTTGATCGAGATCAGCTTCTGCTGACCGATGAAGCCGTGCCAGCAGCCCAGGGACTGGGTGTAGACGGAGGTGTCGGCGTCATACTCGGCCATGTCCTTGCGCATGATGGCCGCAGTGTACTTGGCGATGTCCAGACCAGTCTTGAAGCGGTTCTGAGCGCGCATACGGGCAACCGACTCGGGGTTGATAGCGCTCCAGCTGTTACCGGTTTTCTCTTTCAGAGCGGCAACGGCTTTGATGTCGTTTTGATATGCGGACATGGTCAATCCTTCAAAGTATGTGTTTGGTTGAGCACCGACTTACCCACTCAAAACCTGTATCGAAACGGAATTGGCTGCGGGTTGCTCGCCGCGGGATGGCGAAGGGGCGACCGAAAGAAGGAATGACGCTGGAGGAGTGGGGTGGCGCGGCGTACAGACTGATGACTGCAGCGGTACATCCAGAATCGCTTGCCGGCTCGTGGCAGCCGTTGGGCGATGGTGGACGGCTGAATCCGTCACTTCGTGCTGTTGCTTAGGCTTGCTTCCCCGTCCCTCAGGACAACCTCTTGCCAGTCGCAACCTCGTCGATCCGCCTTGTGGGCTTAACAACACGGACCTGCATGGCGGGTGGGCCACTGGCTTGGTCCGAAGGGCTTTGAGGCCCTCTGGTTAGCGGGAGCGAGGCCATCATGCCCTTTCAAACGAGCGTTCGTCAAACGTTTTGTAGTGTTTTTTTGGGACTACTACACGAAGGTCTAAGGAGGACCGACGAGTCACCTGGGGAAGGGTTAGTCGAGCACTTCGACCTTCACCCGCAGGCTGCTGTCGTTGCGCCCCTGGGTGCTGTAGTGGCGGGCGAAACCACTCTGCGTGCTCTGGTTGCTCTCGCTGACGCCACCTACCTCGATCCATTGGCCGACCGGACCGCTGATGCGGGTTTCGGTCGAACTGGTATTCATCGAGCCCTGGTAGCTGTTGTCGAAGCGGTCGTTGCGCGTGCTCAGGGTGATGTGCACGAGGTTGCCGGTGAGGCTGGCGGTCACATACATGCCCTGGTTGGCATCGCGGTATTCGGTTTGGCTGTAGACCTGGCCATAAGGGCCGATGCCGGCATTGGTGACCGGCTGGCTCTGGCCGACCTGGATCAGGGCTGGTGAGCCTTCGGTGGCGCGCACCTGCTGGGTGCCGCCGCCGCGACTGTTGGTGGAGCGATTGATGATGCGCACCTGGTCGCGTCCGTTCACCTCGCCACGGCCGGACTGGATCTCGACATTGCCGGCGCTCACCGAGCCGTTCACCGAATAGCCGCTTTGGCTGCCCTGGCTGCCGTCGAGGGTGTCGACACTGATCAGCAACTGGTGAGGGCGTGTGTCCAGTTGATTGAGTACCTGCTGCAGTTCGCGGATCTTCGCCTGTTCGGCGTTGACGACCAGCTGGTTGCCGTAGGCGGTCACCCGACCTTCGTTGCCCAGAACCTGCTGCGCCACTGGCAGTACTTCGTCGGCGGTGCGGTAGTTCAGCGGAATGACCTCGGTGCGCGGCTCCGCGAGGGCTGCGAGGCTGACGGCGCAGGCGACGAGCAAGGCGAGAGGGTGTCGGATCAAATCAGGAAACTCCGCAGGTTCGGATCGAGGACGCTGGTGTTCCAGGTCTGTTCGAATTGCGCTTGCAGTTGGCGCACCCGGCCAGCGTCGTTGTAGTGGGCGTAGCCGGCGTACTCGTTCGGCTCAGGGCGCACGAGTAGACCGCAATCATCGGCGAGGAGGAAGGCGTGCTCTTCGCTGGGGTAGTCCGGGTTGATCCGGCGGATCTGGCAATAACTGGACAGGCGCCGGCTGAGATTGAGCAGGCGATGGCCTTCCTTCACGGCGCGCGTGCTGTCGCGGACCAGGATCATCAGGCGATTGCGTGGATTGCCCAGCAGTAGCTGGGTGCAGGCTTCCTGGATGCTGCTGTGGTGGTACAGCCAGGGTTCCAGGTCTGGGGTGTAGAGATGGAGCGTGCGTCGCGCTTGCTGCATCAGCGCGAGGGCGTGGGCGCGGGCGGTATCGGGCTTGTTGAAGCGCTGGAGCTGATCGCCTTCGCCCAGGCGGAAGGGCGCGGGTTCGAGCGCTTCCGGCGGCAGCGCCGCACTGGCCGGGTTATGGACGGCGAAACGTCCCGGTGACTGAAACTCGATATCCGGCAGTTCTGCCGGGAGGTCGTCTGGTTCCGGGACGTTGTCCATTTCGCTCCTTCAGTCGCTTTCGCGCACCATGTCCACGTGAGGCAGGCCGGCGTCGAGGAATTCGCCGCTGGCTACCTTGAAGCCTAGCCGCTCGTAGAAGGGGATGGCATAGACCTGGGCGGTCAGCAATTGGCGTTTCAGCCCCTGACGCTCGGCCTCCTCGATGGCGGCACGCATCAGCAGGTCGCCCACTTTCAGGCCGCGCCAATCCTTGAGGACGGAAACCCGGCCGATGTGCCCGTCCGGAAGGAGGCGGGCGGTGCCGATGGCGTAGTCGCCTTCGAAGGCCAGGAAGTGCACGGCTTCGACATCCTCGGCGTCCCATTCGAGTTCAGGCGGGACGGATTGCTCGGCAATGAACACCGCCTCGCGAATGCGCCGCAGATCGGCATTGTCCTTCTGCCAGTCCGCCACGCGAACCCTGATCTTGCTACTCATCGGCAAACTCCAGACTGCCCTGTTTGATCAGTTCTCCAACGAGCTTACGCCCATCCTCATCGGCCAGCCATTGGCCGAGATTCCCTTCGTGAAGCGATTCCGCCGAACACACCAGCTTGAGCAGCTCGCGCAGTTTTTCCGGCAGGACCACGGTCTGGCCGCTGGCGAACAGCAGTAGGCCAACGTCCACTTCGCTCCAGGCCATGCGGGCACTGGGGTTGCGGATCAGCACTGCGCCATCGGCGATTGCGCTGGCCAGTTCGTCTTCCTCGATTTCCTCACCGGCGACCAGTTCCGGGTAGCGCGGCTCGGTCATGAACTGGCCGAACCAGGTGAGCAGCAGGCGCTCGTCGCTCATGTGCTCCTGCAGCAGGTTCTTCAGGCGATCCAGCGCGTCGCGCTGGATCTTGTGCTGGTCTTCGTCGCCTTTCACCGCGCTCATGCCGGCGTCGCTGTAGCGCTCTTCGTCGGAGAGGAACTGGGCGAGGAAGTCGGTGAAGTGGGTCAGCACTTCGGCGGCGCTGGGGGCGCGGAAGCCGACCGAGTAGGTCATGCAGTCGTCTTCGGCGATGCCGTAGTGGGCGACGCGCGGCGGCAGGTAGAGCATGTCGCCCGGCTCCAGCACCCATTCGGCGCTCTCTTCGAATTCTGCGAGGATGCGCAGGTCGGCGTGGGGCAGTATCGGGCTGCTGGCGTCGCAGGTCTGGCCGATCTTCCAGCGGCGATGGCCGTGGCCTTGCAGGAGGAACACGTCGTAGTTGTCGAAGTGCGGGCCCACGCCGCCACCCGGTGCGGCGTAGCTGATCATCACGTCGTCGATGCGCCAGCTGGGCAGGAACTTGAAATGTTCCAGCAGTTCGGCGACTTCCGGGATGAACTGGTCGACGGCCTGTACCAGCAGCGTCCAGTCACGCTCGGGGAGGTCCTTGAACGCTTCTTCCTTGAACGGGCCGCGGCGCAGTTCCCAGGGGCTATCGCCATGTTCGACGACGATGCGCGACTCGATCATTTCTTCCAGGGCGAGGCCGGCCAGCTCATCGGGGTCCAGCGGGCTCTTGAAGTCCGGGATCGCCTGGCGCACCAGCAGCGGTTTCTTCTGCCAGTAATCGCGGAGGAATTCATCGGCGCTGATGCCGCCCAAAAGCTGAAGAGGAATAGCAGGATTCATGGTTAAGTCCTTGAAACAAAAACGCCCGGCACAGCCGGGCGTGCAAAGTCAGGGCGAATCTCAGATGCGCTTGGCCTGGGCGGCGGCGTTACCGATGTAGTTCGCAGGAGTCAGTTTCTTCAGCTCGGCCTTGGCTTCTGCCGGCATGTCGAGGCCTTCGATGAACACCTGCAGGGCTTCGGCGCTGATGCCTTTGCCGCGGGTCAGTTCCTTGAGCTTCTCGTAGGGGTTCTCGATGCCGTAGCGACGCATGACGGTCTGTACCGGCTCGGCCAGGACTTCCCAGCAGGCGTCCAGGTCGTCGGCGATGCGTGCGGCGTTCAGCTCCAGCTTGCCGATGCCTTTGAGGCTGGCTTCGTAGGCGATGACGCTGTGGGCGAAGCCGACGCCCAGGTTGCGCAGCACGGTGGAGTCGGTCAGGTCGCGCTGCCAGCGAGAGATCGGCAGCTTGCTGGCCAGGTGCTGGAGCAGTGCGTTGGCGATGCCCAGGTTGCCTTCGGAGTTTTCGAAGTCGATCGGGTTGACCTTGTGCGGCATGGTCGAGGAGCCGATCTCACCGGCGACGGTCTTCTGCTTGAAGTAGCCCAGGGAGATGTAGCCCCAGACGTCGCGGTCGAAGTCGATGAGGATGGTGTTGAAGCGCGCGACGGCGTCGAACAGCTCGGCGATGTAGTCGTGCGGCTCGATCTGGGTGGTGTAGGGGTTCCAGTTCAGGCCGAGGTCACCTTCGATGAACTCGCGGGCGTTGGCTTCCCAATCCACCTGCGGATAGGCCGACAGGTGGGCGTTGTAGTTGCCCACGGCGCCGTTGATCTTGCCCAGCAGCTCGACCGAGGCGACTTGCTTGATCTGGCGCTCCAGGCGGTAGACGACGTTGGCCAGTTCCTTGCCCAGAGTGGTCGGGGAGGCCGGCTGGCCGTGGGTGCGCGAGAGCATCGGCACGTCGGCGAACTTCACCGCGAGCTCGCGGATGGACTCGGCGATCTGACGCATCAGCGGCAGCAGCACGGTGTCACGGCCTTCGCGCAGCATCAGGGCGTGGGACAGGTTGTTGATGTCCTCGGAGGTGCAGGCGAAGTGGATGAACTCGCTGACCTTGGCCAGTTCCGGCAGCTTGGCGGCTTGTTCCTTGAGCAGGTATTCCACGGCTTTGACGTCGTGGTTGGTGGTGCGCTCGATGTCCTTGATGCGCTGTGCGTGCTCCAGCTGGAAGTCGTCGGCCAGTTGGTTCAGCAGGGCATTGGCTTCGGCGGAGAACGGCGCTACTTCAGGGATGCCGGCATGGGCGGCGAGACGCTGCAACCAGCGAACCTCCACCAGGACGCGGAAACGGATCAGGCCGTACTCGCTGAAGATCGGACGCAGGGCGCTGGTTTTGCTGCCATAACGGCCGTCAACGGGGGAAACCGCGGTAAGGGAGGAAAGCTGCATGGGGGGCGTTCTCGTAGCTGTCGGTCAACGAAAAGGGCGCACATCATACACGAATGGCGCGAACCGGTCGCCCTTGCGGCGACCGGAAGGGCATGCTTCAGCCGCGCAGCAGGGGGCGCAGCTCGTTGAGCATTTTCTTGCGGGCGAACAGCATCTGCCAGCGGTTGCCGCCGAGCTGTCGCCACAGGCGCGCGGAGCGGATGCCGGCCAGCAGCAGGGCGCGGATGCGCGCGGCGTTGGCATTGATTTGCAGGTGGCGCATGTCGCCATGGACCTGGATGCGCTGGCGGAAGGTGCTCAGGGTGTCCTGGTACAAGCCGGCGCAGGAGGCGATGACGTTCTCGTGGACCAGCCCGAAGTGCTGTACCTGCTGCTGGATCTGGTCCAGGCGGGTACCCATGATGTCGAGCATGTCGTCGCGTTTGTTCAGCTGGCGTTCCAGGCCGATCAGCGACAGGGCGTAGCGCAACGGTTCGCGCTGCAGGCTGTTCGGGTCGCGCTCCAGGGCGCTGACCAGGGCGCGGAAGCCCTCGCGCAGGTTTGCGGTGTCGCCGCCGTAGACGTCGAGGGTGGTCTTGGGGGCGCGCACCAGCAGGCTGCCAAGCATGCAGCTCAGCGGTGCCTCGGGGACCTGCCCGGTGCGGGCCAGGCGGTCTACCAGCGAGGCGGCTTCGAAAACGCCGGAAAGGGCAATGATCTGGTCGTGCAGATCGCTCATGTGCGGTCCTTAGCGAAAGCGGGTTCGGCGGATTCGATGACGCCGCCGCCGAGGCAGATTTCGCCGTCATAGAAGACCACGGACTGTCCGGGCGTAACGGCGCGCTGCGGCTCGTCAAAGATGGCGCGGTAGCCGTTGGCGGTGCGTTCCAGTACGCAGTCCTGGTCGGCCTGGCGGTAGCGCACCTTGGCGCGCAGCGTTCTGGGTTGCTCCAGGTCGATGGGGTTGACCCAGTAGATATGCGAGGCGTGCAGGGCGCGGGAGAACAGCCACGGGTGGTCGTTGCCCTGGCCGACGACCAGGACGTTGCGTGCCAGGTCTTTCTCCAGCACGTACCAGGGGCTGTCGTCGGCATTCTTCAGGCCGCCGATGCCCAGGCCCTGGCGCTGGCCAATGGTGTGGTACATCAGGCCGACATGCTTGCCGATGACCTGTCCATCGGTGGTCTCGATGTCGCCCGGCTGGGCCGGCAGATACTGCTTGAGGAAGTCGCTGAAGCGGCGCTCGCCGATGAAGCAGATGCCGGTGGAGTCCTTCTTCTTTGCGGTGGCCAGGCCGTATTTCTCGGCGATGGCGCGGACCTCGGGCTTCTCCAGTTCTCCGACCGGGAACAGGGTCTTGCCGATCTGCTCGCCGCCCACGGCGTGGAGGAAGTAGCTCTGGTCCTTGTTCGGGTCCAGGCCCTTGAGCAGCTCGCTGCGGCCATCGACGTCACGGCGGCGCACGTAGTGGCCGGTGGCGATCAGGTCGGCGCCCAGGGCGACGGCATAGTCGAGGAAGGCTTTGAACTTGATCTCACGGTTGCAGAGGATGTCCGGGTTCGGCGTGCGACCGGCCTTGTACTCCTCGAGGAAGTGCTCGAAGACGTTGTCCCAGTATTCCGCGGCAAAGTTGGCGGTATGCAGCGTGATGCCGATGCGGTCGCAGACGGCCTGGGCGTCGGCCAGGTCGGTCATCGCGGTGCAGTATTCGGTGCCGTCGTCCTCTTCCCAGTTCTTCATGAACAGACCTTCCACCTGGTAACCCTGCTCCTTGAGGAGGAGGGCGGAGACGGAGGAGTCCACGCCGCCGGACATGCCGACGATGACGCGGGTGTTCTGGGGAGTTTTCGCCGAATAAGACGGCGAAGAAGACGACAATTCAGGCATGGTGGCGCATCACGGGTGCAGGTAAAGGCGGGGATTCTACCAGAGCCGAGCGGCTCAGGCGCGGATCAGGCCCTGATCAGGCTCAGCGGGAAGTGCTCGCCTTCCAGGTAATCGTCGATGCAGCGCAGCACCAGATGGCTGCGCCAACGCTCGGGCTGGGCGGCCAGTTCATCTCGAGACATCCAGCGGGCGCCGAGGATGCCGTCGTCCAGCGCGCGCTCGGGGTGATGGCGCACGGGGCGGGCGGCGAAGCAGACGCGCTGGTAAGTGACGCCGTTGCTGGGGGCGGTATACAGGTAGATGCCGGTGACGGCGGTCAACTCCACGTCCCAGCCGGTTTCCTCCAGGGTCTCGCGCACAGCGGCCTCAATCAGGCTCTCATTGGCTTCCAGGTGGCCGGCGGGCTGGTTGAAGACCTGCTTTTTGTCAGCGGACATTTCCTCTACCAGCAGAAAGCGGCCCTGGTCTTCGACGATGGTGGCGACGGTGACGTGTGCTAGCCAGCGCATGGATACGGTCTCTCTACGGGATCAGTGCGAAAGGCGCGAGTTTAACGCTGCGAGGCGCAGAAAGCAGAACCCCCGGGAAGGCCCGGGGGTTCTGGTGTTGCGCGAAGTGGCTTACGCCAGTGCGTCGATCGCGGCGTTGAAGGTCGCGCTCGGGCGCATGACCTGGCTGGTCAGCTCCGGGCTGGAACGGTAGTAGCCGCCGATTTCCGCCGGCTTGCCCTGGACGCCGTTCAGTTCGGCGACGATGGCCGCTTCCTTCTCGGTCAGGGTCTTGGCCAGGGTGGCGAAGTGAGCTTTCAGCTCGGCGTCGTCGTTCTGCTCGGCCAGGGCCTGGGCCCAGTACATGGACAGGTAGAAGTGGCTGCCGCGGTTGTCGATCTCACCGATCTTGCGCGACGGCGACTTGTTGTTGTCCAGCAGTTTGCCGGTGGCGATGTCCAGGGTCTTGCCCAGTACCTTGGCCTTGGCGTTGTTGGTCTTGATGCCTTCTTCTTCGAAGGAGACGGCCAGAGCCAGGAACTCGCCCAGGGAATCCCAGCGCAGGTAGTTCTCTTCCACCAGCTGCTGTACATGTTTCGGAGCCGAGCCGCCGGCACCGGTTTCGTACATGCCGCCGCCCGCCATCAGCGGAACGATGGAGAGCATCTTGGCCGAGGTGCCCAGTTCCATGATCGGGAACAGGTCGGTCAGGTAGTCGCGCAGGACGTTGCCGGTCACCGAGATGGTGTCCAGGCCGCGCAGCTGACGCTCCATGCTGGTGCGGATGGCTTCGTTGTAACCCTTGATGCTGATGTCCAGGCCGGTCAGGTCGTGGTCCTTCAGGTACAGCTCGACCTTCTTGCGCAGCTCGTTGTCGTGGGCGCGTTCCGGGTCCAGCCAGAAGATGGCCGGGGTGTTGGAGGCGCGGGCACGGGTAACGGCCAGCTTGACCCAGTCGCGGATCGGGGCGTCCTTGGTCTGGCAGGCGCGCCAGATGTCGCCGGCCTGTACTTCGTGCTGCATCAGGACCTTGCCGTCGGCATCGACGACACGCATCACGCCGTCAGCTTCCAGTTCGAAGGTCTTGTCGTGGGAGCCGTATTCCTCGGCCTTCTGCGCCATCAGGCCGACGTTCGGCACGCTGCCCATGGTGGTCGGATCGAACGCACCGTTGGTTTTGCAGAAGTTGATCATTTCCTGGTAGATGCGGGCATAGGTGCTTTCCGGCATTACCGCTTTAGTGTCTTTCTGCTTGCCGTCCTTGCCCCACATCTGACCCGAGTTGCGGATCATGGCCGGCATGGAGGCGTCGACGATCACGTCGCTGGGGATGTGCAGGTTGGTGATGCCCTTGACCGAGTCGACCATCGCCATTTCCGGGCGGTGGCTGTACACCTCGTGGATGTCGTGCAGGATTTCTTCCTGCTGCGAGGCCGGCAGCGACTTGATCTTGTCGTAGACGCTGGAGATGCCGTTGTTCGGGTTCACACCCAGCTCTTCGAACAGCTGGCCGTATTTCTCGAACACGTCCTTGTAGTAGACGGTGACGGCGTGGCCGAAGACGATCGGGTGGGAGATCTTCATCATGGTGGCCTTGACGTGCAGGGACCACATGACGCCGGTTTCCTTGCAGTCCTGCAGGGTCTTCTCGAAGAAGGCGCGCAGTTTGCTGCAGCTCATGAACATGCTGTCGAGGACTTCGCCGTCCTGCATCTTCAGGGTCTTCTTGGTCTCGACCTTGCCGTCCTTGCCGACGAACTCGATGCGGACTTCACCGGCTTTCGGGATGGTGACCGACTGCTCGCTGGAGAAGAAGTCGCCGCCACGCATGTAGTCGGCGTGGGAGCGCGAAGCCATGCTCCACTTGCCCATGCTGTGCGGGTGCTTGCGAGCGTAGGCCTTCACGGCGGCCGGGGCGCGGCGGTCGGAGTTGCCTTCACGCAGGACCGGGTTCACGGCGCTGCCCAGGACTTTGGCGTAACGGGCGCGGGTGTCTTTTTCTTCGTCGGTCTGCGGGTCTTCCGGGAAGTCCGGAATGGTGTAGCCCAGCTTCTGCAGCTCGGCGATGGCGCCCTTGAGCTGCGGTACCGAAGCGGAGATGTTCGGCAGCTTGATGATGTTGGCTTTGGAGTCGGTGGCCAGTTGGGCCAGGTAGGCCAGATCGTCTTCGATGGCCTTGTCGCCGAGCTTGTCAGCGAAGGAGGCCAGGATACGGCCCGAAAGAGAGATGTCGCGGGTCTCGACGTCGATGCCGGCGGAAGCGGCAAAGGCTTTTACGATAGGAAGAAGCGAATAGGTGGCAAGGGCGGGTGCTTCGTCGGTGAAGGTGTAGGTGATCTTCGAGCGGATGGACATCTCGTTCTAACTCTCTTCTTTGCTGGGCGCGCACAGAGTCTCGAATCGCGTTGGTACACGCTTGCGTTCAACGAAGTGGTTGACCGACCTTCGAGATTTGCCGCGGGGATATTGGGGCGCCAGTAGAGCGTTGTACGGCGGGATCCTGGTGGGGACGTGCGCCGCTGCGAGGAGAGAGTCTGGTCCCAGACTGCTCGGACCTCGATGACCATTAAGTCATGACGGCCAGTATACCACCCTAAAGGCAGGGTGAAGCGTG includes these proteins:
- a CDS encoding NUDIX hydrolase, with amino-acid sequence MRWLAHVTVATIVEDQGRFLLVEEMSADKKQVFNQPAGHLEANESLIEAAVRETLEETGWDVELTAVTGIYLYTAPSNGVTYQRVCFAARPVRHHPERALDDGILGARWMSRDELAAQPERWRSHLVLRCIDDYLEGEHFPLSLIRA
- a CDS encoding NADP-dependent isocitrate dehydrogenase produces the protein MSIRSKITYTFTDEAPALATYSLLPIVKAFAASAGIDVETRDISLSGRILASFADKLGDKAIEDDLAYLAQLATDSKANIIKLPNISASVPQLKGAIAELQKLGYTIPDFPEDPQTDEEKDTRARYAKVLGSAVNPVLREGNSDRRAPAAVKAYARKHPHSMGKWSMASRSHADYMRGGDFFSSEQSVTIPKAGEVRIEFVGKDGKVETKKTLKMQDGEVLDSMFMSCSKLRAFFEKTLQDCKETGVMWSLHVKATMMKISHPIVFGHAVTVYYKDVFEKYGQLFEELGVNPNNGISSVYDKIKSLPASQQEEILHDIHEVYSHRPEMAMVDSVKGITNLHIPSDVIVDASMPAMIRNSGQMWGKDGKQKDTKAVMPESTYARIYQEMINFCKTNGAFDPTTMGSVPNVGLMAQKAEEYGSHDKTFELEADGVMRVVDADGKVLMQHEVQAGDIWRACQTKDAPIRDWVKLAVTRARASNTPAIFWLDPERAHDNELRKKVELYLKDHDLTGLDISIKGYNEAIRTSMERQLRGLDTISVTGNVLRDYLTDLFPIMELGTSAKMLSIVPLMAGGGMYETGAGGSAPKHVQQLVEENYLRWDSLGEFLALAVSFEEEGIKTNNAKAKVLGKTLDIATGKLLDNNKSPSRKIGEIDNRGSHFYLSMYWAQALAEQNDDAELKAHFATLAKTLTEKEAAIVAELNGVQGKPAEIGGYYRSSPELTSQVMRPSATFNAAIDALA